The following are encoded together in the Diabrotica undecimpunctata isolate CICGRU chromosome 7, icDiaUnde3, whole genome shotgun sequence genome:
- the LOC140445527 gene encoding uncharacterized protein, whose protein sequence is MYESFKAKYSIQCSYYLYRQIVSELNISFAKLGNEECFTCEKYEIHTKESSHVLDDGLVCPECETYKNHREKFIKAREMYNADSRSSGDSRVYTADLQKVIMLPRCDTFKEIIFTPRLIAFNESFVPVGTSKTSTVAVLWHEAISGRKKADIVSTFYAFLNKIRDSEEVVIWLDNCSGQNKNWCLYTFFVYAVNSLELNIRKITLRYFESGHTFMAADSFHHRVEQSLNRQGKVYDFVDFVNAVKTSTRNVEVIDMAFNDFYNWKDESSQYKITRLVPRPYLQQMVEVQFMRGFHTLDYKTSFEGEVISANFLKANIQKNGIAKPLSISQPRGITMERKQNIITKIGQIMPPNRITFWKNIFVSENVDTIIDD, encoded by the exons ATGTATGAATCATTTAAAGCAAAGTACAGTATTCAATGTTCGTATTATTTATATCGTCAAATCGTTAGTGAGCTTAATATTTCATTTGCAAAGCTTGGAAACGAAGAGTGTTTCACTTGTGAAAAATACGAAATTCATACAAAAGAAAGCTCACACGTGTTAGATGACGGTCTAGTTTGTCCTGAATGCGAAACATATAAAAATCATCGAGAAAAATTTATAAAGGCCCGAGAGATGTACAACGCTGATTCCAGATCGTCGGGCGATTCTAGAGTTTATACAGCTGATCTGCAGAAg GTGATTATGCTCCCAAGATGCGATACTttcaaagaaattatatttactccCAGACTGATAGCCTTTAATGAGAGCTTTGTTCCAGTTGGTACTTCTAAAACTTCTACAGTTGCTGTTCTATGGCATGAAGCTATTTCTGGACGAAAAAAGGCGGATATTGTTAGcacattttatgcatttttaaacaaaattagggATTCCGAAGAAGTTGTTATTTGGCTGGATAATTGTTCCGGTCAGAACAAAAATTGGTGCTTGTACACATTTTTTGTGTATGCTGTAAACTCATTAGAATTGAACATTAGGAAAATAACTCTAAGATATTTTGAGTCAGGTCATACATTTATGGCAGCTGACTCATTTCACCATAGAGTCGAGCAATCACTAAATCGACAAGGTAAAGTTTATGACTTCGTTGATTTTGTAAATGCGGTTAAAACGTCAACACGTAATGTCGAAGTTATCGACATGGCTTTTAATGATTTTTACAACTGGAAAGACGAATCATCTCAATATAAAATAACAAGGTTGGTCCCTCGTCCGTACCTTCAACAAATGGTGGAAGTTCAGTTCATGAGAGGTTTCCATACATTAGATTATAAAACTAGTTTTGAAGGAGAAGTCATAAGTGCCAATTTTTTAAAGGCTAATATCCAAAAAAATGGCATTGCAAAACCACTCTCTATCTCTCAACCAAGAGGTATTACAAtggaaagaaaacagaatataatCACTAAAATTGGTCAAATAATGCCCCCAAATCGCATTacattttggaaaaatatttttgtcagcGAAAATGTGGACACAATAATTGatgattaa